Proteins encoded within one genomic window of Methanosarcina barkeri str. Wiesmoor:
- a CDS encoding 50S ribosomal protein L18e: MGKKSLVKLTRKTNPRIVSLILTLKERANTNTAPIWKDIARRLEMPSRNYAAVNLSKINRHTAEDDVLLIPGKVLGAGLLDHPVTVAALTFSDSAVDKITEAGGKCLSLEEIMEANPKGSGIRIFR; encoded by the coding sequence TTGGGTAAAAAATCACTGGTAAAACTGACAAGAAAAACAAATCCAAGAATCGTTTCCCTGATTCTTACCCTGAAAGAGAGGGCAAATACAAACACTGCCCCCATCTGGAAGGATATCGCGAGACGTCTTGAGATGCCGTCCAGAAACTATGCGGCTGTGAATTTGAGTAAGATTAACAGGCACACAGCAGAGGACGATGTTCTGCTTATTCCGGGAAAAGTACTGGGCGCAGGCCTTCTTGACCACCCTGTAACTGTTGCGGCTTTAACCTTCAGTGACTCTGCAGTTGACAAGATCACTGAAGCTGGTGGCAAGTGCCTGAGTCTCGAAGAGATAATGGAAGCAAATCCAAAAGGGTCCGGTATCCGGATTTTCCGCTGA